A portion of the Fulvia fulva chromosome 1, complete sequence genome contains these proteins:
- a CDS encoding Satratoxin biosynthesis SC1 cluster protein 4, which translates to MGLSGHASGAAVVAIALTFTILALITFVGRMYARLVIGRSAGLDDLFIAFAMLFSIATTVTMVLQVKYGMGTHQDSISPAEFMMQLKAFYVAIWVYNLSLSCTKISILLQYLRIFPQRIFRICAYTLLGIVVVYSLYTFFTAVFLCSPIRYFWDSTVEGGTCLDRFAIWFTNAGINIATDIAASLLPVPVLKQLELPSRQRRALMIVFGLAGFACIAAILRLPSLYVISRTTNISWQNPMAAIWSNVEMNIALTCSCLPTIRVLFPRLFRSQVSISLSRSGEDSGGRTPKFPTVRISTRPRGSSTTALRPYRSSNHEVTGKSASSLEAFGKSLDGQEKGLRRAKQKSSYTRNDNGSFDFEMKDYEMSQGLPLEGNQVVTTL; encoded by the exons ATGGGACTATCAGGCCATGCATCAGGCGCAGCGGTCGTGGCAATCGCCTTGACGTTCACGATACTTGCGCTCATAACTTTTGTGGGGCGCATGTACGCACGGCTGGTGATCGGGAGGAGTGCTGGGCTTGATGATTTGTTTATTGCTTTTGCGATG TTGTTCTCGATTGCGACTACAGTGACGATG GTGTTGCAGGTCAAATACGGTATGGGAACACATCAGGATAGTATATCGCCGGCGGAGTTTATGATGCAGTTGAAAGCT TTCTACGTCGCCATCTGGGTCTACAATCTCAGCCTCTCATGCACGAAGATCAGCATCCTCCTCCAATACCTCCGGATCTTCCCCCAACGGATTTTCAGGATATGCGCTTATACGCTCCTCGGGATCGTGGTGGTGTACTCCCTTTATACATTCTTCACGGCGGTATTCCTTTGTTCACCGATACGATATTTTTGGGATAGTACTGTGGAGGGTGGGACGTGTCTTGATCGGTTTGCGATCTG GTTCACGAATGCTGGTATCAACATCGCGACTGACATTGCAgcctccctactcccggTCCCGGTGCTCAAACAACTCGAGCTCCCGTCCCGTCAGCGAAGAGCGCTGATGATCGTCTTCGGTCTCGCAGGCT TCGCCTGCATAGCCGCAATCCTCCGCCTCCCATCTCTCTACGTAATCTCCCGCACTACCAACATCAGCTGGCAGAACCCCATGGCGGCAATATGGTCCAACGTCGAAATGAACATCGCCCTAACCTGCTCCTGTCTGCCCACAATCCGGGTCCTGTTCCCTCGCCTATTCCGATCGCAGGTCTCCATCTCCCTCTCGCGGAGTGGTGAAGACTCTGGAGGGCGTACGCCAAAGTTTCCGACTGTGAGAATTTCGACGCGGCCGCGGGGATCTTCCACGACTGCGTTACGGCCGTACCGGTCTAGCAATCATGAAGTGACAGGGAAGAGTGCGAGTAGTCTGGAGGCTTTTGGGAAGTCATTGGATGGGCAGGAGAAGGGCCTAAGGAGGGCGAAACAGAAAAGTTCGTATACGAGGAATGATAATGGGAGCTTTGATTTCGAGATGAAGGATTATGAGATGTCGCAGGGGCTACCGCTGGAAGGAAATCAAGTGGTGACGACGTTATGA
- a CDS encoding 60S ribosomal protein L3: MSHRKFEAPRHGSLAFLPRKRASRHRGKVKSFPKDDQKQKPHLTAAMGYKAGMTTIVRDLDRPGAKLHKKEIVEAVTVIETPPMVVVGLVGYIETPRGLRSLTTVWAEHLSDEVKRRFYKNWYKSKKKAFTKYAKKHAEEGGKNITRDLERIKKYCTVVRVLAHTQIHKTPLKQKKAHLMEIQVNGGSIADKVEFGHGLFEKPVEIDSVFEQDEMIDCIAVTKGHGFQGVTSRWGTKKLPRKTHKGLRKVACIGAWHPSHVQWTVARAGQMGYHHRTSVNHKVYRVGKGTDERNATTDFDHSNKQITPMGGFVRYGEVKNDFVLLKGSVPGVKKRVMTLRKSMFIHTSRRALEKVELKWIDTSSKFGHGAYQTAAEKKQFVGTLKKDLVASS; this comes from the exons ATGTCTCACAGGAAGTTCGAGGCGCCTCGCCACGGCTCGCTGGCTTTCTTGCCACGAAAGCGCGCATCCCGCCACAGAGGAAAGGTCAAGAG CTTCCCCAAGGATGACCAGAAGCAGAAGCCTCACTTGACTGCTGCTATGGGCTACAAGGCCGGCATGACCACCATCGTGCGCGACCTTGACCGTCCAGGTGCCAAGCTGCACAAGAAGGAGATCGTCGAGGCCGTCACGGTCATCGAAACTCCTCCG ATGGTCGTTGTTGGTCTGGTTGGCTACATCGAGACTCCCCGCGGCCTGCGCTCGTTGACTACTGTCTGGGCTGAGCATCTTTCCGACGAGGTCAAGCGCCGATTCTACAAGAACTGGTACAAGAGCAAGAAGAAGGCTTTCACCAAGTACGCCAAGAAGCACGCTGAGGAGGGCGGCAAGAACATCACCCGCGATCTCGAGCGCATCAAGAAGTACTGCACCGTCGTCCGCGTCCTCGCACACACTCAAATCCACAAGACCCCTCTCAAGCAGAAGAAGGCACACCTTATGGAGATCCAGGTCAACGGTGGCTCCATCGCCGACAAGGTCGAGTTCGGTCACGGCCTCTTCGAGAAGCCAGTGGAGATCGACTCCGTCTTCGAGCAGGACGAGATGATCGACTGCATCGCCGTCACCAAGGGTCACGGATTCCAGGGTGTCACCAGCAGATGGGGAACCAAGAAGCTTCCGCGCAAGACGCACAAGGGTCTCCGCAAGGTCGCTTGTATCGGTGCATGGCATCCGTCCCACGTGCAGTGGACTGTCGCCCGTGCTGGTCAGATGGGTTACCACCACCGTACATCCGTCAACCACAAGGTCTACCGTGTTGGCAAGGGCACAGACGAGCGAAACGCCACCACCGATTTCGACCACTCCAACAAGCAGATCACTCC TATGGGTGGTTTCGTCCGCTACGGTGAGGTCAAGAACGACTTCGTGCTCCTCAAGGGCTCTGTCCCAGGTGTCAAGAAGCGTGTCATGACCCTCCGCAAGTCCATGTTCATCCACACATCCCGCCGCGCACTCGAGAAGGTCGAACTCAAGTGGATCGACACCTCCAGCAAGTTTGGTCACGGTGCTTACCAGACTGCTGCCGAGAAGAAGCAATTCGTCGGTACCCTCAAGAAGGATCTTGTCGCCTCATCATAA
- a CDS encoding Hormone-sensitive lipase — protein sequence MIDHILGRPSTRFRKYQVFLVVLLWSTYLSKFQRHGPPGVSRLSRWLSKRFTMHQALVVFCVSLYVSRNFARVIGLESPEPLANLYDRSFFRATWVTTALDAGFWTAMRIRPAWLRRTCEIGFTLYYLVCAEQADEMCRRVRGDLSVEHLRVSWNKPNTPILRFFTTLLRPKFMKYEPRKIIIPRPKNSDYKRPIEAWLYFDGPEKDLKNQDKMVLDIPGGGFVAMDPRCHDDKLMAWAGKLGLPLLALDYKKAPEYPYPYALYECYDAYYQLVATRGTCIGLSGELIPKIIVSGDSAGGNLAFGMTLLLLDTGSPHSTWEPGARGHNTLPAPEAIVGIYPALEMSIGNWMSDEQLALLKTPSQRRENKRILDRKADDYRRLTPGTPYASDDEDDEPSTKSRSTRSEYDRRPKTRLAMSSMISYFNDRIISPEMLRAMILLYVGEHNRPDFATDHLLSPLRAPEALLAKFPKCFLLCGERDPLVDDTAIFAGRLRQAHGTAFKQRQELGIESEDAVFDDKKHVEVVLVNGVSHGFLQFVSVFPRGWEYIHHCSRWMRAVFEESDANEPASVASNGNAADYFSYPKSKSRRGSETAEEKPLMIPSKLRMTQIDTSRRKSNGHLTNGAPNSSSRHRGRIMRNSMSGRKSPAEARSVAIAKLSSTEDLLARRMHGVTENVFSSSRDKSS from the exons ATGATAG ACCACATCCTCGGACGCCCGTCCACCCGGTTTCGCAAATACCAAGTCTTCCTCGTCGTACTGTTATGGAGTACCTATCTCTCGAAGTTCCAAAGACATGGCCCACCCGGCGTCTCACGACTATCGCGATGGCTCTCGAAACGCTTCACAATGCACCAAGCGCTCGTCGTCTTCTGCGTCTCCCTCTACGTCTCTCGAAACTTTGCAAGAGTTATAGGTCTTGAGTCCCCGGAGCCGTTGGCGAATCTATACGATCGTAGCTTCTTCCGGGCGACATGGGTAACCACTGCATTGGATGCTGGGTTCTGGACAGCGATGCGGATACGGCCTGCGTGGCTTAGGCGAACGTGTGAGATTGGGTTCACGCTGTACTACCTCGTGTGTGCTGAGCAGGCGGATGAGATGTGTCGAAGGGTAAGAGGAGACTTGAGTGTGGAACATTTGAGGGTCAGTTGGAACAAGCCGAATACACCGATTCTACGCTTCTTCACAACGCTGTTGCGACCGAAGTTCATGAAGTATGAGCCAAGAAAGATCATAATACCACGACCGAAGAATAGTGACTACAAGCGTCCGATAGAGGCATGGCTGTACTTCGACGGCCCAGAGAAGGACTTGAAGAACCAGGACAAGATGGTGCTGGACATACCAGGAGGTGGCTTCGTGGCCATGGACCCACGTTGTCATGATGATAAGTTGATGGCTTGGGCGGGAAAGCTGGGCCTACCTTTGCTGGCATTGGACTACAAGAAGGCACCAGAGTATCCATATCCTTATGCTCTTTATGAGTGCTACGATGCCTACTACCAGCTTGTTGCGACGCGTGGTACATGCATTGGACTTTCTGGAGAGCTCATTCCGAAGATCATCGTAAGTGGTGATAGTGCAGGTGGTAACCTTGCTTTCGGCATGACTCTGCTTCTCCTCGACACGGGCTCACCGCACTCTACTTGGGAGCCTGGAGCACGCGGTCACAATACACTACCAGCTCCTGAAGCGATTGTCGGCATATACCCAGCTTTGGAGATGAGTATCGGGAACTGGATGTCTGATGAGCAACTAGCCCTGTTGAAGACACCTTCGCAACGACGAGAAAACAAGAGGATCCTGGATCGCAAGGCGGACGACTATCGACGGCTTACTCCAGGAACGCCATATGCTTCGGACGACGAAGATGACGAGCCAAGTACGAAATCACGATCAACGAGAAGTGAATATGACAGAAGGCCGAAGACGAGACTTGCTATGAGCAGTATGATCTCGTACTTCAACGACCGCATCATCTCCCCAGAAATGCTTCGAGCGATGATTTTGCTATATGTGGGAGAACACAATCGGCCAGACTTCGCCACAGATCACTTGCTGTCGCCGTTGAGAGCGCCCGAGGCGTTACTGGCAAAATTTCCGAAGTGTTTCCTACTTTGTGGAGAGCGAGATCCGCTTGTAGACGACACTGCGATCTTTGCTGGCAGACTTCGTCAGGCACATGGCACTGCATTCAAGCAAAGGCAAGAGCTCGGCATCGAGTCGGAAGATGCGGTGTTTGATGACAAGAAACATGTCGAGGTCGTTTTGGTCAATGGTGTCAGTCATGGCTTCTTGCAGTTTGTCAGCGTATTTCCACGAGGCTGGGAATACATCCACCACTGCAGTCGCTGGATGCGAGCTGTGTTCGAAGAGAGCGATGCAAACGAGCCCGCAAGCGTCGCATCGAATGGCAATGCCGCCGACTATTTCAGCTACCCCAAATCAAAGTCGAGAAGAGGTTCCGAGACGGCGGAAGAGAAGCCACTAATGATACCTTCGAAATTACGAATGACGCAGATAGACACCTCGAGGAGGAAGTCGAATGGCCATCTCACGAATGGTGCTCCCAATAGCTCGAGTCGACACAGAGGCCGGATCATGAGGAATAGCATGTCTGGAAGGAAGAGTCCTGCAGAAGCTCGCAGTGTTGCTATCGCGAAGCTGAGCTCGACGGAAGACCTGTTGGCGAGGAGGATGCATGGTGTTACAGAGAATGTATTTTCGAGTTCTAGAGATAAATCATCATGA
- a CDS encoding Repressor of filamentous growth 1 translates to MSTAHQPSLPSLPAHWTSPHTGIQTQPANEPARIVFTRQLWQRTMPDGSRSDQVVLNRFHPQEKSDGTVVAASSSRRTSSASSRRRSPSPLRAKTPLTPEESPPCRTTRKRTAGIVEEEDKDADLIEPTSAHTRQSSGDSAAHVCICQPDPKIPRPRNAFILYRQHHQANVISQNPGLANPEISKIIGEQWQNQPPEVKNKWKALAEEEKIRHQQQYPTYRYQPKRSGRRNSLSSDGLANAEKPRCTKCGGRSILAPSTPYSLQSSGLSPASSQHTPASAITPVSRTLPVLRDLSLQSPAARRMVKQCPGSNMSPSHHGHPDERDELGPLSPDAKRRRFNGDHPSSMARPMPPRYVVAPPPGPAVGPGTPFPFGQQQPHPYPPGAVHARRESLPGIRGVVSQPGTMAPPPRPGPGYQQHRLSQGHITHDRSLTLPPLQTGNSGGIAVALATPALGKSAKDQIMTMDFSRKVAILRRVAPPGIIKKSAPRGPFVAIEGDTPEAVKDLGTWLSDTLRKDDDLGISLLEGPKLSTGGTKESLMSQYHRLVADWLTKSGEIRESLSSKVGSPTDSVMVDAVPTPASKPKGREIDEDYDDTDSSSPKERVVAGADGEYHGRESRKTSDPSAMDVSTPVKTTTDGSNRDTTATGKPVSIIANYSLHASNFFACHIPIGSNDPYSAVDHWQWTASQWRGIIGPDLTIYIRDAAAGDMGKQSVDIIEEGNLFVVKRTKAEGKETSEIEASTLRRLGFEVSEWVRAFGANAVAE, encoded by the exons ATGTCTACTGCCCATCAGCCATCACTGCCGTCGCTGCCTGCTCACTGGACGTCGCCGCACACTGGCATACAAACGCAGCCCGCAAATGAACCCGCGCGCATCGTCTTCACACGACAGCTGTGGCAGCGAACCATGCCAGACGGGAGCCGGAGTGATCAGGTTGTCTTGAACAGGTTTCACCCTCAGGAGAAGTCCGACGGCACTGTCGTCGCCGCTAGTTCCAGTAGGCGGACTTCTTCTGCGTCGTCTCGGAGGCGTTCACCCAGTCCGCTGCGTGCGAAGACGCCTTTGACACCCGAGGAGAGTCCCCCTTGTAGGACAACAAGGAAGCGCACCGCCGGTATTGTCGAGGAAGAGGACAAAGACGCGGATCTTATAGAGCCCACCTCTGCTCATACGAGACAGAGTAGTGGTGACAGTGCTGCTCACGTTTGTATCTGCCAACCAGATCCGAAGATACCAAGACCGCGAAACG CTTTCATCCTTTATCGACAACACCACCAAGCGAACGTCATTTCACAGAATCCCGGTCTAGCGAACCCTGAAATCTCGAAGATCATCGGCGAGCAGTGGCAGAACCAGCCTCCTGAAGTCAAGAACAAGTGGAAGGCCTTGGCCGAGGAGGAGAAGATCCGTCATCAGCAACAGTACCCGACTTACCGCTATCAGCCCAAAAGAAGCGGACGTCGCAATAGTCTGTCATCTGACGGCCTTGCGAACGCTGAAAAGCCCAGGTGTACCAAGTGCGGAGGAAGAAGTATTCTGGCACCATCGACCCCCTACAGTTTGCAATCCAGTGGGCTCAGCCCAGCATCATCACAGCACACACCTGCTTCTGCCATCACACCAGTCTCGAGAACACTTCCAGTCTTGCGAGACTTGAGTCTGCAGTCTCCAGCAGCTCGTCGCATGGTCAAGCAATGTCCTGGAAGCAACATGTCACCAAGTCATCACGGCCATCCAGATGAGAGAGATGAACTGGGTCCTTTGAGCCCAGACGCCAAGCGTCGTCGTTTCAATGGCGATCATCCTTCATCAATGGCTCGTCCGATGCCACCGCGATACGTAGTGGCGCCGCCTCCTGGGCCAGCTGTTGGACCAGGAACGCCATTCCCTTTCGGACAACAACAACCACACCCTTACCCACCAGGCGCCGTTCATGCACGACGCGAAAGCTTGCCAGGTATACGCGGTGTCGTCAGCCAACCTGGAACAATGGCGCCGCCTCCAAGACCTGGGCCAGGTTACCAACAACACCGCCTGTCACAGGGCCACATCACACACGATCGATCTTTGACATTACCGCCGCTTCAGACTGGAAATTCAGGCGGAATCGCTGTTGCTCTCGCTACACCTGCTCTCGGCAAGTCCGCGAAAGATCAGATCATGACCATGGATTTCAGCCGCAAAGTCGCTATCCTTCGACGCGTCGCTCCTCCGGGTATCATCAAGAAGTCAGCTCCTCGCGGTCCATTCGTGGCCATTGAAGGTGATACGCCCGAAGCTGTCAAAGACCTTGGAACATGGCTGAGTGACACCCTCCGAAAGGATGACGACCTCGGCATCAGTCTGCTCGAAGGACCAAAGCTTTCTACTGGAGGCACAAAGGAGTCACTGATGTCGCAATACCATCGTCTTGTAGCAGACTGGCTGACCAAGAGCGGCGAGATCAGAGAATCGCTTTCAAGCAAAGTAGGATCGCCTACAGATTCTGTCATGGTCGATGCTGTACCCACACCAGCATCGAAGCCGAAAGGCAGAGAAATCGACGAGGACTACGACGACACTGACTCGTCATCTCCAAAAGAGCGTGTAGTAGCCGGCGCCGATGGCGAGTACCACGGTCGGGAGAGTCGAAAGACTTCAGATCCATCAGCAATGGATGTCAGCACACCTGTCAAGACCACAACCGACGGCAGCAATAGAGATACTACTGCGACTGGCAAGCCCGTCAGCATCATCGCCAACTACTCCCTCCACGCCAGCAACTTCTTCGCATGTCACATCCCCATCGGCTCGAATGATCCTTACTCGGCTGTGGACCACTGGCAATGGACCGCGTCGCAGTGGCGTGGGATTATAGGGCCTGATCTGACCATCTACATTCGCGATGCTGCGGCAGGCGACATGGGAAAGCAGAGCGTTGATATTATCGAGGAGGGCAATTTGTTTGTTGTGAAGAGAACGAAGGCCGAAGGCAAGGAGACGTCGGAGATTGAGGCCAGTACTTTGAGGCGTTTGGGATTCGAGGTGAGCGAGTGGGTCAGAGCTTTTGGGGCGAATGCTGTGGCTGAGTAG
- a CDS encoding putative vesicular-fusion protein sec17, with protein MAQDPRALLQKADKAAASASGGFSLFGGKTEKLENAVELYTQAANAFRMQKSGKEAGQAFERAAEIQSGKLSEPDDAANTLTEAYKAYRTDEPEDAARVLEKAINHYTSKGNFRRAATHKQNLAELYEVTLGDQKRAMDAYETAAGWYETDNAEQWVTLANKLYLKLADIAALEGDYLKAISNYERISKSAINNNLMKWSVKEYFLKAGICHLASGDMVAVNRALDSYRDLDPAFTQTREHQLLVDLAGAVEEGDQEVFADKLFQFDQMSKLDKWKTTLLLRVKETIEGKEEDFA; from the exons ATGGCACAAGACCCGCGGGCACTTTTGCAGAAG GCGGACAAGGCTGCCGCATCTGCGAGTGGAGGCTTCTCACTGTTCGGCGGTAAGACCGAGAAGCTGGAGAATGCAGTCGAGCTATACACACAGGCAGCGAACGCCTTTCGCATGCAGAAGTCTGGCAAGGAAGCAGGACAGGCTTTCGAACGAGCAGCTGAGATACAATCTGGAAAGCTGAGCGAGCCGGATGATGCTGCGAATACTCTGACCGAGGCCTACAAGGCATACCGAACGGACGAGCCTGAAGATGCTGCTCGAGTACTGGAGAAGGCGATCAACCATTACACATCGAAGGGCAACTTCAGAAGAGCAGCGACACATAAACAGAACCTGGCAGAACTGTACGAGGTAACTTTGGGCGATCAGAAGCGGGCCATGGACGCATACGAGACTGCTGCAGGGTGGTATGAGACAGATAACGCAGAACAGTGGGTTAC ACTGGCCAACAAGCTATACCTCAAGCTCGCCGACATCGCCGCGCTGGAAGGCGACTACCTCAAAGCGATCTCGAACTACGAGCGCATATCGAAATCTGCCATCAACAACAACCTCATGAAGTGGTCGGTGAAAGAGTATTTCCTGAAAGCTGGAATCTGCCATCTTGCGAGTGGCGATATGGTAGCAGTGAATCGAGCTCTGGATTCATACCGAGATCTGGACCCTGCCTTTACACAGACCCGAGAGCATCAGCTGCTCGTTGACCTAGCTGGGGCGGTGGAAGAGGGTGACCAGGAGGTGTTCGCCGACAAGCTGTTCCAATTCGACCAAATGTCGAAGCTTGACAAGTGGAAGACCACATTGCTGTTGCGAGTCAAGGAGACGATTGAAGGCAAGGAGGAAGACTTCGCATGA